A stretch of Shumkonia mesophila DNA encodes these proteins:
- a CDS encoding TRAP transporter substrate-binding protein produces the protein MTMLRLAAATAALTFATGVAVAETWDMPTPYPDSTFHTVNIKHFAEDVKAATKGKLDIKVHSAGSLFKHPEIKNAVRGGQVPIGEFFISLLDNENAVFGVDAVPFLATDYASAKKLWAAARPATEKLLDQQGIAILFAVPWPPQGLYTKRAINSMDDLKGLKFRANNPAGTRLAELAGMVPTQIEVPDIPQAFATGRVDAMITSPSTGAESKSWDYLSHYYHTQAWVPKNVIVVNKRAFQRLDKDTQKAVQDAAKTAEERGWTMSMAETDAKLKILRDNKMSVNDPNAALKKGLQTIGEKMTAEWLKRAGADGEAIVKAYRK, from the coding sequence ATGACGATGTTGCGACTAGCGGCCGCGACCGCGGCCCTGACGTTCGCCACCGGCGTGGCGGTGGCGGAAACGTGGGACATGCCGACGCCCTATCCGGATTCCACGTTCCACACGGTCAACATCAAGCATTTCGCCGAAGACGTGAAGGCGGCCACCAAGGGCAAGCTGGACATCAAGGTGCACAGCGCCGGGTCGCTGTTCAAGCATCCCGAAATCAAGAACGCGGTGCGCGGCGGCCAGGTGCCGATCGGCGAATTCTTCATTTCCTTACTGGACAACGAGAACGCGGTCTTCGGCGTCGATGCCGTGCCGTTCCTCGCCACCGACTACGCCAGCGCCAAGAAGCTGTGGGCGGCGGCGCGTCCGGCGACCGAGAAGCTTCTGGACCAGCAGGGCATCGCCATTCTGTTCGCCGTGCCGTGGCCGCCGCAGGGGCTCTACACCAAGCGGGCGATCAACAGCATGGACGACCTCAAAGGCCTGAAATTCCGGGCCAACAACCCGGCGGGCACGCGCCTGGCCGAACTGGCCGGCATGGTGCCGACCCAGATCGAGGTGCCGGACATTCCGCAAGCCTTCGCCACCGGGCGCGTCGACGCCATGATCACCTCGCCCTCCACCGGCGCCGAATCGAAGTCGTGGGATTACCTGTCCCACTACTACCATACCCAGGCGTGGGTGCCGAAGAACGTCATCGTCGTCAACAAGCGCGCCTTCCAGCGCCTCGACAAGGACACCCAGAAGGCCGTTCAGGATGCCGCCAAGACGGCCGAGGAGCGCGGCTGGACGATGAGCATGGCGGAAACCGACGCCAAGCTGAAGATCCTGCGCGACAACAAGATGTCGGTGAACGACCCCAACGCCGCCCTCAAGAAGGGCCTCCAGACGATCGGCGAGAAGATGACCGCCGAATGGCTCAAGAGGGCCGGCGCCGACGGCGAGGCCATCGTCAAGGCCTATCGGAAATAG
- a CDS encoding TolC family outer membrane protein, whose amino-acid sequence MTSRPLTNACAGIAFGACLCAAGLALANPLKDELRGLLVSHPDILAAEKAVGSSREGVSQIRAEYLPRVKLTGDTGHQNLDGPSQRAAPGGEPYARMRDSATLTITQNLFNGFSTTTGVQIAELNAEIARVSLEGTRQNTLLEGIRTYLSVMRQRRLIELAASNEGNIQTQLNLEDERVQRGAGIAVDVLQAKSRLQIAKERRVTFEGGLEDAISRYVRVFNHAPDLDEMNDPPAPVQLIPESLERALDVALDANPAVVNSMASVAVAREQKDRTLSEYMPSVDLVGKWNLEKNVDALVGVKRDYQVLLQASWDLFSGLTTSSKTTQAAYDYGAKKDVQELTARRVVEQARVSWQALLTARQRVELLENAVNIAAEVFDARQKLREAGKETVINVLDAENEIFNARINFVQASYDEQIAIFQLLLAMGQLNADLLGVDEG is encoded by the coding sequence GTGACGTCCAGACCCTTGACCAATGCCTGTGCGGGGATCGCGTTCGGTGCCTGCCTTTGCGCCGCGGGCTTGGCGCTCGCCAATCCGCTGAAGGACGAACTGCGCGGCCTTCTCGTTTCGCATCCCGATATCCTGGCCGCCGAAAAGGCGGTCGGTTCGTCGCGCGAGGGCGTCAGCCAGATCCGGGCCGAATACCTGCCGCGCGTCAAGCTGACCGGCGACACCGGCCACCAGAACCTCGACGGCCCGTCGCAGCGGGCGGCGCCCGGCGGCGAGCCCTACGCAAGAATGCGCGACAGCGCCACCCTCACCATCACCCAGAACCTGTTCAACGGCTTCTCGACGACGACGGGCGTGCAGATCGCCGAGCTGAACGCCGAGATTGCCCGCGTCTCGCTGGAGGGCACCCGCCAGAACACCCTGCTCGAGGGCATCCGCACCTACCTGTCGGTGATGCGCCAGCGCCGGCTGATCGAACTTGCCGCCAGCAACGAAGGGAACATCCAGACCCAGCTCAACCTCGAGGACGAACGCGTGCAGCGCGGCGCCGGCATCGCGGTCGACGTTCTGCAGGCCAAGTCGCGCCTGCAAATCGCCAAGGAGCGGCGGGTCACCTTCGAGGGCGGCCTGGAAGACGCCATCAGCCGCTACGTGCGCGTCTTCAACCACGCCCCCGACCTCGACGAGATGAACGATCCGCCCGCCCCGGTGCAGCTCATCCCCGAAAGCCTGGAGCGGGCCCTCGACGTCGCGCTCGACGCCAATCCGGCGGTGGTCAACAGCATGGCCAGCGTGGCGGTGGCGCGCGAACAAAAGGACCGCACGCTGTCCGAATACATGCCGTCGGTCGACCTGGTCGGCAAATGGAACCTCGAGAAGAACGTCGACGCCCTGGTCGGCGTCAAGCGCGACTATCAGGTCCTGCTGCAAGCCTCATGGGATCTGTTCAGCGGCCTCACCACCTCGTCCAAGACCACCCAGGCCGCGTACGACTATGGCGCCAAGAAGGATGTCCAGGAACTGACGGCCAGGCGCGTCGTCGAACAGGCGCGGGTGTCCTGGCAGGCCCTGCTGACCGCCCGCCAGCGCGTCGAACTGCTGGAGAATGCGGTCAACATCGCCGCCGAGGTGTTCGACGCCCGCCAGAAGCTGCGCGAGGCCGGCAAGGAAACCGTGATCAACGTGCTCGACGCCGAGAACGAGATCTTCAACGCCCGCATCAATTTCGTCCAGGCTTCCTACGACGAGCAGATCGCCATCTTCCAGCTGTTGCTCGCCATGGGCCAGCTCAACGCCGACCTGCTCGGCGTCGACGAAGGCTGA
- a CDS encoding SulP family inorganic anion transporter — protein sequence MRITSIASGLRFDNLRGDLFGGVTAAIIALPLALAFGVASGAGPMAGLYGAIFVGFFASLFGGTPTQVSGPTGPMTVVMAIVITQYAHEPAMAFTVVMMGGLFQILFGVLRIGRMVSLVPFTVVSGFMSGIGVIIIILQLGPLVGHASPQGGIMAAVVALPDFYAHPNWHALAVGGLTVAMVYLMPKRISRILPAPLLALAVGSVLVLWVLTGAPVLGEIPTGAPTPHLPTLEWAALPQMLSSALVLALLGSIDTLLTSLVADSMTRTLHQSNRELIAQGIGNMAAGLFGGIPGAGATMRTVVNIRSGGKTGLSGVIHALLLLAIILGLGPLASAIPHAVLAGILIKVGIDIIDWRYLTHIRYAPRPGVAIMFLVFGLTVFVDLILAVGVGMVAASLLFVKRMADLQIAHTHARNASQEALLHEEEAKILARDADNIILYHLSGPVSFGGGKGMMQGLALGGGHKVVVLDFSDVTLIDTSGAFAIEDLLIRAHSGNQHVLIAGLKPQGRKVMAGLGILKLVPAEHILGTRLEAVRYAAAMVASGEIEKPAA from the coding sequence ATGCGGATCACGAGTATCGCTTCCGGGCTTCGTTTCGACAACCTGAGGGGCGATCTGTTCGGCGGCGTCACCGCCGCCATCATTGCCCTGCCTCTTGCGCTCGCCTTCGGCGTGGCGTCGGGGGCCGGGCCGATGGCCGGGCTTTACGGCGCCATCTTCGTCGGCTTCTTCGCCTCGTTGTTCGGTGGTACTCCGACCCAGGTTTCGGGGCCGACCGGGCCGATGACGGTGGTGATGGCGATCGTCATCACCCAGTACGCCCATGAGCCGGCGATGGCGTTCACCGTCGTCATGATGGGGGGGCTTTTCCAGATCCTCTTCGGCGTTCTCAGGATCGGCCGCATGGTCAGCCTGGTGCCCTTCACCGTGGTCTCGGGCTTCATGAGCGGCATCGGCGTCATCATCATCATCCTGCAGCTTGGCCCGCTGGTCGGCCATGCCTCGCCGCAGGGCGGCATCATGGCGGCGGTCGTGGCGCTCCCCGATTTCTACGCGCATCCCAACTGGCACGCGCTGGCGGTCGGCGGCCTGACCGTGGCGATGGTCTATCTGATGCCGAAGCGGATCAGCCGCATCCTGCCGGCGCCCCTGCTGGCCCTGGCCGTTGGCTCGGTGCTGGTGCTGTGGGTATTGACCGGGGCACCGGTACTGGGCGAAATCCCGACGGGAGCGCCGACGCCCCATCTGCCCACCCTCGAATGGGCGGCGCTCCCCCAGATGCTTTCCTCGGCCCTCGTGCTGGCCCTGTTGGGATCGATCGACACCCTGCTTACTTCGCTGGTTGCCGACAGCATGACGCGAACCCTTCACCAATCGAACCGCGAACTGATCGCCCAGGGGATCGGCAACATGGCGGCCGGGTTGTTCGGCGGCATTCCGGGCGCCGGCGCCACCATGCGCACGGTGGTCAACATCCGCTCGGGCGGCAAGACCGGGCTGTCCGGCGTCATTCATGCGCTGCTGCTGCTGGCCATCATTCTGGGGCTGGGGCCGCTGGCCAGCGCCATTCCGCATGCCGTCCTGGCCGGCATCCTGATCAAAGTCGGGATCGACATCATCGACTGGCGGTACCTGACCCACATCCGCTACGCCCCGCGGCCGGGCGTCGCCATCATGTTCCTGGTGTTCGGGCTGACCGTCTTCGTCGACCTGATCCTGGCGGTGGGGGTCGGCATGGTCGCCGCCAGCCTGCTGTTCGTCAAGCGCATGGCCGATCTGCAGATCGCCCACACGCATGCCCGCAACGCTTCCCAGGAGGCCCTTCTGCACGAAGAGGAAGCGAAGATCCTGGCCCGCGACGCCGACAACATCATCCTCTACCACCTGAGCGGCCCGGTCAGCTTCGGCGGCGGCAAGGGCATGATGCAGGGCCTCGCCCTCGGCGGCGGCCACAAGGTGGTCGTTCTCGACTTCTCGGACGTGACGCTGATCGACACCTCGGGAGCCTTCGCCATCGAGGACCTGTTGATCCGCGCCCACTCGGGCAACCAGCACGTCCTCATCGCCGGCTTGAAGCCGCAAGGCAGAAAGGTGATGGCGGGGCTGGGAATCCTCAAGCTGGTTCCGGCCGAGCATATCCTGGGCACGCGCCTCGAAGCCGTCCGCTACGCGGCCGCCATGGTCGCTTCCGGCGAGATCGAGAAACCCGCCGCCTGA
- a CDS encoding universal stress protein, translating to MPIKKILIAVRGSETSRSTIGTGLLLAATLKAHAEVLHVLADPLHAVPAFGDGMTGRMADQLVSISEKDVAERAKLARRMFDQYCTGHQVPVVTGKPPAGEFSAAWLEKVGYADALMRRRGRLADMIVLGKPTFKPRLATSMTAQAGLFETGRPVLIAPPETPKGDIGRNIAIAWNGSAEASRAVAAATNFFGAAEKVTVLTAESERTPAEAAQELADYLSLHGVRAETRIFAHMADKPLGGAALLKACDDVGADLLVMGAFIAGGFRELIMGNATQQVLSEATIPVLMGH from the coding sequence ATGCCCATCAAGAAGATTTTGATCGCGGTTCGCGGTTCGGAAACGTCGCGATCCACGATCGGAACCGGTCTGTTGCTGGCGGCGACGTTGAAGGCGCACGCCGAGGTGCTGCACGTGCTGGCCGATCCGCTTCATGCGGTGCCGGCCTTCGGCGACGGCATGACCGGCCGGATGGCCGACCAGCTGGTATCGATTTCCGAGAAGGACGTGGCGGAACGGGCCAAGCTGGCCCGCAGGATGTTCGACCAATACTGCACCGGCCACCAGGTGCCGGTCGTGACCGGCAAGCCGCCGGCCGGCGAGTTTTCGGCGGCGTGGCTGGAAAAGGTCGGCTACGCCGACGCGCTGATGCGCCGCCGCGGCCGCCTGGCCGACATGATCGTGCTCGGCAAGCCGACGTTCAAGCCCCGGCTGGCCACCAGCATGACCGCCCAGGCCGGACTGTTCGAAACCGGCCGGCCGGTTCTCATCGCGCCGCCGGAAACCCCGAAGGGCGACATCGGCCGCAACATCGCCATCGCCTGGAACGGCAGCGCCGAGGCGTCGCGCGCGGTGGCCGCCGCGACCAACTTCTTCGGCGCCGCCGAAAAGGTCACGGTGCTGACCGCCGAGAGCGAACGCACCCCGGCCGAGGCCGCCCAGGAACTGGCGGACTATCTGTCGCTCCATGGCGTTCGCGCCGAAACGCGGATTTTCGCCCACATGGCCGACAAGCCGTTGGGCGGCGCCGCGCTGCTGAAGGCCTGCGACGACGTCGGGGCGGATCTCCTGGTCATGGGCGCCTTCATCGCCGGCGGCTTCCGCGAGTTGATCATGGGCAACGCGACCCAGCAGGTGCTGAGCGAGGCGACGATCCCGGTCCTGATGGGGCACTAG
- a CDS encoding L-lactate MFS transporter, translating to MNRWLVVLGAILIQLSLGAIYAWSVFTPPLKAAGWTNLETQVVFSLGLASFAVVMVWAGRRLSDWGPRKLACTGGVVLGVSYVLAGLFGGTHFWSVNLLIGLLGGAGIGLGYVVPIAVGMRWFPDKKGMITGLAVAGFGFGAMAWVKLAGEWGHLLANYGLSTTFIVYGVVFAGLVLIGGIWMVFPPPGWKPEGYVVPQASAGATNGTVPFTSRAMLATPQFYLIFLTYTISAGAGLMSIGLMKLYPMEALQATGISQAEASAIAGTAMAVFFSLANGIGRIMWGTFSDWLGRRRSILIMAGTQGLILLAFPFMAGQEYLLYLGAMLIGFNFGGNFALFPTMTADTFGTETVGQNYPYVFLAYGVGGIVGPILGGMLGDMGNFPVAFTITGVACIVAAAMIYKVSPVRARQANPSVDGLGIAGRAT from the coding sequence ATGAACCGCTGGCTTGTGGTCCTAGGGGCCATATTGATCCAGCTCAGTCTGGGTGCGATTTACGCGTGGTCTGTTTTTACCCCCCCGCTCAAGGCGGCGGGGTGGACCAATCTTGAAACCCAGGTCGTCTTCTCGCTCGGCCTGGCCAGTTTTGCCGTGGTCATGGTGTGGGCCGGCCGTCGCCTGTCCGACTGGGGGCCGCGCAAGCTGGCCTGTACCGGCGGCGTCGTGCTGGGCGTCAGCTACGTCCTGGCCGGCCTGTTCGGCGGCACCCATTTCTGGTCGGTCAATCTGCTGATCGGCCTTCTGGGCGGCGCCGGCATCGGGCTGGGTTACGTGGTGCCGATCGCGGTCGGCATGCGCTGGTTCCCGGACAAGAAGGGCATGATCACGGGCCTTGCCGTGGCCGGTTTCGGCTTCGGCGCCATGGCCTGGGTCAAACTGGCCGGCGAATGGGGCCACCTGCTCGCCAACTATGGCCTGTCGACGACCTTCATCGTCTACGGCGTCGTTTTCGCCGGGCTGGTCCTGATCGGCGGCATCTGGATGGTCTTCCCGCCGCCCGGTTGGAAGCCCGAAGGCTATGTCGTGCCGCAGGCTTCGGCCGGCGCCACCAACGGCACCGTGCCGTTCACCAGCCGCGCGATGCTGGCGACGCCGCAGTTCTACCTGATCTTCCTGACCTATACCATCAGCGCCGGAGCCGGCCTGATGTCGATCGGCCTGATGAAGCTCTACCCGATGGAGGCCCTGCAGGCGACCGGCATCAGCCAGGCGGAAGCCAGCGCCATCGCCGGCACCGCCATGGCCGTCTTTTTCAGCCTGGCCAACGGCATCGGCCGCATCATGTGGGGCACCTTCAGCGACTGGCTGGGACGCCGGCGGTCCATCCTGATCATGGCGGGAACCCAGGGACTGATCCTGCTGGCCTTCCCGTTCATGGCGGGCCAGGAATACCTGCTCTATCTCGGCGCCATGCTGATCGGCTTCAACTTCGGGGGCAACTTCGCGCTGTTCCCGACGATGACCGCCGACACCTTCGGCACCGAGACCGTCGGCCAGAACTATCCTTACGTCTTCCTGGCCTACGGCGTGGGCGGCATCGTCGGGCCGATCCTCGGCGGCATGCTGGGCGACATGGGCAACTTCCCGGTCGCCTTCACCATTACCGGCGTCGCCTGCATCGTCGCGGCGGCGATGATCTACAAGGTCAGCCCGGTGCGGGCCCGGCAAGCGAATCCATCGGTCGACGGATTGGGGATCGCCGGCAGGGCCACTTAG
- a CDS encoding mandelate racemase/muconate lactonizing enzyme family protein: protein MKIKEVNSYVLQYDLDEELGYSQQYYAKRTAHIVEVITDEGIKGYGEAFGGGGVAFGNKAIVEKTIGPMILGMDPLDCEVIWHKVYNLLRDHGQKGMPLQALSGIDMALWDIAGKFYGQPVYKLLGGAFRERIEVYGYGMMLQRVPDLKERFARESAAIAAKGFTATKMKIGLGPKEDLALVETVRRAIGDDIKLMVDANHAYTAREAIPLGRELEKLGVYWFEEPVAPEDRQGYRDVCLALDMNVAGGEAEFTRWGFRDLIEGRCVDVLQPEVCGLGGITEYRKVLALAHTHFVPVVNHVWGSAVAVAANLHLLAALPDLPGGAHPVQPLLEYDTTPNRFREELLAEPLDVLGRVEREGGTIGLPKGPGFGFEIDWDFVRRFRVA from the coding sequence ATGAAAATCAAGGAAGTGAACAGCTACGTCCTGCAATACGACCTCGACGAGGAACTGGGCTATTCCCAGCAATACTACGCCAAGCGCACCGCCCACATCGTCGAGGTGATCACCGACGAGGGCATCAAGGGCTATGGCGAGGCCTTCGGCGGCGGCGGCGTCGCCTTCGGCAACAAGGCCATCGTCGAGAAGACCATCGGCCCGATGATCCTCGGCATGGACCCGCTGGATTGCGAGGTCATCTGGCACAAGGTCTATAACCTTTTGCGCGATCACGGCCAGAAGGGCATGCCGCTGCAGGCCCTTTCCGGCATCGACATGGCGCTGTGGGATATCGCCGGCAAGTTCTATGGCCAGCCGGTCTACAAGCTGTTGGGCGGCGCCTTCCGCGAGCGCATCGAGGTCTACGGCTACGGCATGATGTTGCAGCGGGTGCCCGATCTGAAGGAGCGTTTCGCGCGGGAAAGCGCCGCCATCGCGGCCAAGGGCTTCACCGCCACCAAGATGAAGATCGGCCTGGGGCCGAAAGAGGACCTGGCGCTGGTGGAAACCGTGCGCCGGGCCATCGGCGACGACATCAAGCTGATGGTCGACGCCAACCATGCCTATACGGCGAGAGAGGCCATCCCGCTGGGCCGCGAACTGGAAAAGTTGGGCGTCTATTGGTTCGAGGAGCCGGTGGCGCCCGAGGACCGGCAGGGCTATCGCGACGTCTGCCTGGCGCTCGACATGAACGTCGCCGGCGGCGAGGCGGAATTCACCCGCTGGGGCTTCCGCGACCTGATCGAGGGGCGCTGCGTCGACGTCCTGCAGCCCGAGGTGTGCGGGCTGGGCGGCATCACCGAATACCGCAAGGTGCTGGCGCTCGCCCACACCCACTTCGTGCCGGTGGTCAACCATGTGTGGGGATCGGCCGTGGCGGTGGCCGCCAACCTGCATCTGCTGGCGGCGCTGCCCGACCTGCCGGGCGGGGCGCATCCCGTCCAGCCGCTGCTGGAATACGACACCACGCCCAATCGCTTCCGCGAGGAACTGCTGGCCGAGCCGCTCGACGTGCTGGGACGGGTGGAACGGGAAGGCGGCACCATCGGCCTGCCCAAAGGGCCGGGCTTCGGCTTCGAGATCGACTGGGACTTCGTGCGCCGCTTCCGGGTCGCCTGA
- a CDS encoding Ldh family oxidoreductase, which produces MGETCYRAEDLRTFAARLLERAGLAAGRAAAVADILVEGDLMGKTTHGLQLMAPYLKEARGGGMTLAGEPDVVADAEGVFTWDGNYLPGPWLVREAMAEAERRVRRHGAVTAVIRRCHHIGALQAYLRRATEQNLMMILMASDPREDSVAPHGGLAPCYSPNPIAVGIPTDGAPILIDVSLSTTANGVVNRARAEGRKLPGPWLKDAQGRPSDDPNVRFTEPPGALYPLGGADLGYKGFGLGLMVEALTAALGGYGRADRPTTWGASVFLQLIDPARFGGAEAFRRETGFLADLCRSSPVAAGDPPVQMPGDGALRRRAEQLATGVRLYPGIMEMLTERGAELGVQPPAPIA; this is translated from the coding sequence ATGGGCGAGACGTGCTATCGGGCGGAAGATCTCCGGACCTTCGCGGCGCGGCTGCTGGAGCGGGCCGGATTGGCCGCCGGGCGCGCCGCCGCGGTGGCCGACATCCTGGTCGAGGGCGACCTGATGGGCAAGACCACCCACGGCTTGCAGCTGATGGCGCCGTACCTGAAGGAGGCGCGCGGCGGCGGCATGACGCTGGCGGGCGAACCCGATGTCGTCGCCGACGCCGAGGGCGTGTTCACCTGGGACGGCAACTATCTGCCCGGGCCGTGGCTGGTGCGGGAGGCGATGGCCGAGGCCGAACGCCGGGTCCGCCGCCACGGCGCCGTCACGGCGGTGATCCGCCGCTGCCACCATATCGGCGCCTTGCAGGCCTATCTGCGGCGGGCCACGGAACAGAACCTGATGATGATCCTGATGGCGTCCGACCCGCGCGAAGACAGCGTCGCCCCGCATGGCGGCCTGGCGCCCTGCTACAGCCCCAATCCGATCGCCGTCGGCATTCCGACCGACGGCGCGCCGATCCTGATCGACGTCAGCCTGTCGACCACCGCCAACGGCGTCGTCAACCGGGCCCGCGCCGAGGGAAGAAAGCTTCCCGGGCCGTGGCTCAAGGACGCCCAGGGGCGGCCGAGCGACGATCCCAACGTGCGTTTCACCGAGCCGCCGGGCGCCCTTTACCCGCTGGGCGGCGCCGACCTCGGCTACAAGGGCTTCGGTTTGGGGTTGATGGTCGAGGCGCTGACGGCGGCGCTGGGCGGCTACGGCCGGGCCGACCGGCCGACCACCTGGGGGGCCTCGGTCTTTCTCCAGCTCATCGATCCGGCCCGCTTCGGCGGCGCCGAGGCGTTCCGGCGCGAGACCGGCTTCCTGGCCGATCTCTGCCGGTCCTCGCCGGTGGCGGCCGGCGACCCGCCGGTGCAGATGCCGGGCGACGGCGCCTTGCGCCGGCGGGCCGAGCAACTGGCGACGGGGGTGCGCCTCTATCCGGGGATCATGGAGATGCTGACGGAACGCGGTGCCGAACTGGGCGTGCAACCGCCGGCGCCGATCGCCTAG
- a CDS encoding Ldh family oxidoreductase, which yields MSHVKTIEKGGVIVQAAALERLVAAIFQAAGCEKEEARQVAHYMMDGNLTGHDSHGVIRTGRYVSWIGSRVFPGHRLSIVSETDTIVIADGHNGFGQIIGKEATRIGIDKAKKSGVAVVALRNSGHMGRIGTWAEMAAAENVVFIGFVNVRSSLLVAPFAGTERRMSTAPVAVGLPVAGRDPVILDFATSAVAEGKALVTLQGGKPLPADVLIGPDGKRSNDPALLYGEVAPGAVANPMDGPGALRALGDHKGSGLAFVTELLAGALTGAGCSGPLPRPYANNMLAIFLDVAAFNAGGGFAAEIKSYIDFFVSAKPEKEGGQVLVPGDPERLARKDRLANGVPMAGGAWEDILRTAAKVGLTQARIDQILGTD from the coding sequence ATGTCGCACGTGAAGACAATCGAGAAGGGCGGGGTCATCGTCCAGGCCGCCGCGCTGGAGCGGCTCGTCGCCGCCATCTTCCAGGCCGCAGGCTGCGAGAAGGAGGAAGCCCGGCAGGTCGCCCACTACATGATGGACGGCAACCTCACCGGCCACGACAGCCACGGCGTCATCCGCACCGGCCGCTACGTGTCTTGGATCGGCAGCCGGGTGTTTCCCGGCCACCGCCTTTCCATCGTCAGCGAGACGGACACCATCGTCATCGCCGACGGCCACAACGGATTCGGCCAGATCATCGGCAAGGAGGCCACCCGCATCGGCATCGACAAGGCGAAAAAAAGCGGCGTCGCGGTGGTGGCGCTTCGCAATTCGGGGCACATGGGTCGCATCGGCACATGGGCCGAAATGGCGGCGGCCGAGAACGTGGTGTTCATCGGCTTCGTCAATGTCCGCTCCAGCCTGCTGGTGGCCCCTTTCGCCGGTACCGAGCGGCGCATGTCGACGGCGCCGGTCGCCGTCGGCCTGCCGGTCGCCGGGCGCGACCCGGTCATCCTCGATTTCGCCACCTCGGCGGTCGCCGAGGGCAAGGCGCTGGTGACCCTGCAAGGCGGCAAGCCGCTGCCCGCCGACGTCCTGATCGGCCCCGACGGCAAGCGCTCCAACGACCCCGCGCTGCTGTACGGCGAGGTGGCGCCGGGCGCGGTGGCCAACCCGATGGACGGGCCGGGCGCCCTGCGCGCGCTGGGCGACCACAAGGGCTCGGGCCTCGCCTTCGTCACCGAACTGCTGGCCGGCGCGCTTACCGGCGCCGGCTGCTCGGGGCCGCTGCCGCGCCCGTACGCCAACAACATGCTGGCCATCTTCCTCGACGTCGCCGCGTTTAACGCCGGCGGCGGGTTCGCCGCCGAGATCAAGAGCTACATCGACTTCTTCGTCAGCGCGAAGCCCGAGAAGGAGGGCGGCCAGGTGCTGGTCCCCGGCGACCCCGAGCGGCTGGCCCGCAAGGACCGACTGGCCAACGGCGTCCCCATGGCCGGCGGCGCCTGGGAGGACATCCTGCGCACGGCCGCCAAGGTCGGCCTGACCCAGGCCCGGATCGACCAGATCCTCGGCACGGACTGA
- a CDS encoding carboxymuconolactone decarboxylase family protein, giving the protein MTISAKQILQDRRRASERLKHEAPDLFAGFREMVERYYAPGALDTREKELAAIACSVALASSSSLAVHVANAMAAGATRQQVIEAAAVGVEFGGGPSYTLVRDHLLTFLDEIEAEG; this is encoded by the coding sequence ATGACCATCAGTGCCAAACAGATCCTCCAGGATCGCCGCCGCGCCAGCGAACGGCTGAAGCACGAGGCCCCCGACCTGTTCGCCGGCTTCCGCGAGATGGTCGAGCGCTATTACGCGCCGGGCGCCCTCGATACCCGCGAAAAGGAACTGGCGGCCATCGCCTGCTCGGTCGCCCTCGCGTCGTCCTCGTCGCTGGCCGTCCACGTCGCCAACGCCATGGCCGCCGGCGCCACCCGCCAGCAGGTCATCGAGGCGGCGGCCGTCGGCGTCGAGTTCGGCGGCGGCCCCTCCTATACGCTGGTGCGAGACCATCTTCTGACCTTCCTCGACGAGATCGAAGCCGAAGGCTAG
- a CDS encoding DUF4405 domain-containing protein: MIATPYDPANSNLRSSRAVATRTLVATKAAGSPIQRYATAATASLFLVTGISGLLMFFHVGGKMFTSLHEWLGLLFVAAAALHVVRNGRGMVKLMKTARGWVLFGLTGIAAAAFIMASSGSSASNPVMDLVRAVEKAPIATVAPVLGVTVEDLAVRLRGAGVDVTGADQTFAELAAGQGTSSLRLLAAAVRPAARP, translated from the coding sequence ATGATTGCCACCCCGTACGATCCCGCCAACAGCAACCTCCGGTCCAGCCGGGCCGTCGCCACCCGTACCCTCGTCGCCACCAAGGCCGCGGGCTCGCCGATCCAGCGCTACGCCACGGCGGCGACGGCGTCGCTCTTCCTGGTCACGGGGATCAGCGGCTTGCTGATGTTCTTCCATGTCGGCGGCAAGATGTTCACCAGCCTGCACGAATGGCTGGGCCTTCTGTTCGTGGCGGCCGCGGCGCTGCACGTGGTCCGCAACGGCAGGGGCATGGTCAAGCTCATGAAGACGGCGCGGGGGTGGGTTCTCTTCGGTTTGACCGGCATCGCGGCGGCGGCCTTCATCATGGCGTCGAGCGGGTCCAGCGCCAGCAATCCGGTCATGGACCTGGTCCGCGCCGTCGAAAAGGCGCCGATCGCCACCGTCGCCCCGGTGCTGGGCGTCACCGTCGAGGATCTCGCGGTGCGCCTGCGCGGCGCCGGCGTGGACGTCACCGGCGCCGACCAGACCTTCGCCGAACTGGCCGCCGGCCAGGGCACGTCGTCGCTGCGCCTGCTCGCGGCCGCGGTGCGCCCGGCGGCGCGGCCCTGA